GGGGTCTTTCTTCAGGACCTCGGCTACAGACATTCCTTTGTATTTTCCGAAGTTAAACACTTCCACCCCGTTGTCGTCGTACACCATACGTCCGGCAAAGTCTACATTCTTGTTGTAGCTGGAGTAGTCGGCCAGGAATGCAATATCGTTCTCAAGGTCGGAATAGCGGTCGAGCTGTGCTTTCAACACTTCGTAGGTAGCCCGTGTATCTGCTTCCGCGGTATGGGCATCATCCAGGTTCTTCTCGCAATAGAACTTGTAGGCGGCAGACAAGGTGCGTTGTTCCATTTTGTGGAAAATCACCTGTACGTCTACAAATTTGCGCTTTGTCATGTCGATGTCTACGCCGGCACGCAAGAATTCTTCGGCCAGCACCGGAATATCGAAACGGTTGGAATTGAATCCCGCCAAGTCGCAGCCTTCAATGTCACGTGCGATGTTTTTTGCCACTTCCTTGAAAGTAGGACAATCCGCCACGTCGGCATCATAAATGCCATGTACTTCGGAAGATGCTTCGGGGATATGCATTTCGGGGTTGATACGCAAGGTTTTTGCTTCCTCATTCCCGTTCGGGTAAACTTTCAAATAACAGATTTCAACAATCCGATCTGTGTTGATATTGGTTCCGGTTGTCTCGAGATCGAAAAAGACGATGGGATTTTTCAGGTTTAATTTCATTTCTTGTTATTTTATTGAGTCACCACAGAGGACGCAGAGGACACAGAGGATAAATTTGAATATTTATTATTAAATAACCCTCTGTGTCCTCTGCGTCCTCTGTGGTGAATTAACATTAATCGTTCAGCATCATCGGCATCAGCAGCATCAACAGGTCTTCGTTCTCTTCCTGTTCCACAGGGATGATAACTCCGGCACGTGACGGGTCAGCCAATTCGATAATCACTTCGTCGGCCGAGATATTGTTCAGGATGTCGATAAGGAAAGTAGACTTGAAGCCGATGCTCATGGCGGCACCTGCATACTGGCACACCTGCGTTTCTTCGGCAGAAGTGGAGAAGTCGATGTCCTGTGCGGAAATCACAATCTGATTTTCCTGCACACGGAGTTTAATCAAGCTGCTCGCTTGTGACGAAAAAATGGACACACGGCGCAAAGCACCTACCAACTGCTGGCGGTCTACGGTTACCTTATGAGGGTTGTTCTGAGGAATTACCGAGTTGTAGTTCGGATAACGTCCTTCGATGAGACGGCACACCATGCGGTACTTTTCAAGCATGAATACAGCGTTGCGTTCGTCAAATTCGACAGTCACAGTTCCCTGTTCTTTCGGCAGAAGGTTCTTGAGCAAGGTAGCCGGTTTCTTCGGAAGGATGAAGGCTGCGCGTTCGTTGCCTTTGGCAGCTAACGTCTTGCAACGTACCAGTTTATGACCGTCCGAAGCCACCATTGTGATGTCTTCTGTTGTAATATCAAAATAAATACCGTTCATCACGGGACGAAGTTCATCGTCGGCAGTGGCAAACACGGAGCGGTTGATACCACCCAGCAATACTTCAGCCGCCATTTCCACGCGGACTGCGTTGTCACCCAGTGTAGCCGACTGCGGGAATTCATCCGCATTCTGCCCCATCAGGCTGTATTTTCCGTTTTGGTACTGTACTGTGATTTCGTAATTGTCCGGATTGATATCAAATGTCAACGGTTGTTCCGGAATCTCCTTCAGTGCATCAAGCAATGTTTTCGCTACTACGGCAAAACGCCCGTTTGTATCGCCATTCACTTCAACGGTAGTCACCATTGTCGTTTCGCTGTCAGATACGGTCACAGACAATGTTCCGTCTTCCAGTTCGAAGAGGAAACAATCGAGAATCGGCAGCGCATTTTTGGAATTAATCACACGGCTGATGGCCTGTAAATGGCTGGAAAGAGCAGTACTTGAAACGATAAATTTCATATATTTTCGTGTATTTAAGTTTTAAATGTTCTAACGCACAAAGTTACGAAAAAAGATTCGGGCTACCCAACAAAACAAAAGAAAAAACTGAGTTTGTATGAGGGATATTCCTAAAAAATTGTAACTTCGCCGCAGAATTTAAATTAATCGCAATGGAATTTACAGGAAAAATCATCGCTATACTCCCTCCGAGAGGTGGAGTTTCAAAGACTAGCGGCAACGAGTGGAAATCACAAGAGTTCGTTATCGAAAATCACGACCAATATCCACGCAAAATGTGTTTCGATGTATTTGGCGTAGACAAAATCGAGCAGTTCAACATTCAGATGGGCGAAGAACTGACCGTATCATTTGACGTTGACGCCCGCCAGTGGCAAGACCGCTGGTTCAACAGTATCCGTGCATGGAAAGTTGAACGTGTCGGCGCAGGTGCTCCAATGGCTCCGGGTGCTCCCGTTCCTCCACCGGCTCCGTCGGCCACTCCCGATTTCACTCCGGGCGACGCTAAAGACGACCTGCCGTTCTAAGCCGAAAGTATTCCGCTTAACGATACAGATAAAAAAACTCCCGGCGAGAATGATTCTTGCCGGGAGTTTTTTTATGCCCACACTTTGTAAAGATTCCGCCGGGGGCTGAAAGGTCTTCACCCCGGGGGTGGATAAGCCGATGCTGCGGGCTTAGGAAAATATGCCCGGGGGTTACGGAAGAAACAAAGCAACAACAGCAGCAACAGTCTTCTTCTCGAAATACCATCAGCAACAACAGCAGCATTTTTCTCTTTCTTTTTCTTTCTGTTTTTTTTCTCTTCTTTTCTCTTCTCTTCTCCTCTCTTGGGTTATGGTTGGGTTATGGTTGGGTTTTCGCGCCCTGCCAGAAGGCGTTTCAGAAGTTTTAGTTTTTGAAAAAACGTCGTTTTTCCAACCGATGTTTTTCGTCGGTTTTTCGCAGTTTCTCCGTGAGTTTTTTCGTGAGTTTTTCACCTTTCAGCTTTGGATGTTTTCACTCGGGAAATCCTCTTTTTGCTGTGTGGAAAAATAGGATTACGAATGGATTTTCAATTAGGATTCTGCTCCATTTTATACCGCAAAACGATGTTAGGATAGACCACTCCATCGGCGTAGGTGAACTGGGCAAAAAGTATAAAATTGCGAAAAAATTCGGAGTTGCGCAAGAAGAAATCCGGCACGAAACGGACTTGTTTTTCCGCCTGATGGAACAGGTGGTCGAAGTCCGCCATCAACATAAAATGATAAGAATCGGACATACTATCCATTCCTGCCCGATAGGCGATTGCTCCATCGAGCACTTCGCCTTTATCCAACTGGCGGATGTAACGGGACAGACTGTCTTCATCGGGAGCCAGCAACAGGCGCCCGCCATAGAAAGCGGCATACATATGGGATGTCGGTTCCACAAAACTGGTTAGTTGCGCAAACAACGTTGTTTGAGGAAGCCGATAGACAGGATAAGCCTTATTGGCGGTATAACAAAAAGTTATACGAGGCTTTCTAACCCCTTCTTCGGCAGGAGCGGTATTGACCAACGAGCGCAACATCCGTTCGGCTTCCGTCACGTCCAGTACGGACAGGCTCAACACTGCTGCCGCATCTTGCAAGGTATCTTCCCGCTGAAACAGGCAGGCAACCAAATCGTGCCCGGTATTCTCCATCAGATAATGCGATAACACCCTGTCTCTGTTTTGCATTTCAGTGGTGTGCCCTGCGGTTGCGTATCCTTGCAAATCGCTGTAAGAGAGCAAGGAACTCCAATCGGTTATGCTTTGTTTGCTGAAATAGAATGCGGTAGAGGGCAGCACTTCGCCGGGAAATCCCTGCACGGATTCTTGTTGGCGGAGCAGGTTGATAAAGGTGAAGCAGGTATCTGCGTCGTGGCTGATTCCTGTGAAATAGACGAAGTCGTCTTTCATCTTCATATCGAACTCCGTCCATCCAATCATCCCGTTCACACGGGTATAAATGGTGGCGGCAGCCGTACTTTTCTTCGGCGTGCGCACTCCCGTGAAAGTAGAATCATCCGCCAGTGAACCACCTTTCTTATAGGCATCAATGACGTCTTCCACCAGTTTCTTCTGGAAACTCAATGCCATGAAATCGGGCGTCAGGTAGCAGGCGAGGAAATCACCGTCAGACATGGGGTAAATCATTATTTTTTCTCCTTTATAGTCGAAGCTTTTCGGCGGGTAGAGCGATGATATATATCTCTGTGCAAATCTGTCGATCAGCTCCCTGTCTCCTGTGCCCAACCGGCAGTAAAGTACCTGATTGCGCTCATTATCCGGCTCGTGGAAGCTAATCAGCATTTGGTTCATTTGCCGGCTTAATCCGTGCGGACTGTCTTCCGAAAGCGTATAGAGGGTTTGCTTCAGATAAGAAAAAAGTTTGGATACATGCAGATATTGCTGATTCTTGCTACAAGTCAGGCCATCTATTTCGGTGACAAATCCGAGCACATCATCGGTGGCAAATACCGCGGAAGCGGTGGTCGGAACTAACTCGTAAAGGTTGAAATCTTTCTGCCCTTCGGCGGCCGACAGCCGGAAAAAAGAGTATAAGGCGAAACCTGCGCACAAAAGTACAACAGAAGAAGTGACCGCTATTTTCACTATCGTACGAAGTTTCATAATATTCGCTGTTTATCGGTTAGGTGCAAAAATAATAATTTCTACAAAGAAAACAAAACTTTTGCTAAAAATTTCACCGACAATCAGAAATGAATTTCCATTCCGTCAAATGCCAGGTGAATATTGTCCGGTAGTTTCCGTTCAACCTCGGCATGCAAGCCCATATCATGGCTCATATGTATGAAGTAAGTTTCCTTTGCCTGAATACGCCGCGCCACTGCCAATGCTTCCTCCAAGTTCTGATGGGTAGGATGCGGGGCAATCCGAAGTGCATTCACTATCAAAACATCTATTCCCGCTAATTGTTCAAAAGATTCTTCGGGCATGGTCAGCATATCGGTGATATAGCCGAGTTGTCCGATGCGGTAGCCCAGAATCGGCAGCCGGCCGTGCATCACGCGCAGGGGAAGTATTTCAGTATGGTTAATGGAAAAGCGCTGTCCCGGTTCAATTTCCTGCAAAGGAATGTCGGGCACGCCGGGGTAACGATGGTCTACGAAGCAGTAGGGCATGCGCAGGCGCAATGCTTTCGCCACATATTCTTCGGCATAGATAGGCACGGAACCGAAACGGCAGAAGGGGCGCAAATCGTCCAGTCCGCCGACGTGGTCATAGTGTTCGTGCGTTATGAGCACGCCGTCTATCCGCTCGTAAGGGAGATGCAATACTTGCTCCCGGAAATCGGGACCGCAGTCTATCAGTATCCGTGCGTCGTCCGTTTCAACGATGGCGGATGTACGCAAACGGTTATCTTTCGGGTCGGCAGAAGTACAGACTGCGCATGTGCAGCCGATTTGGGGTACTCCCGTCGATGTTCCACTTCCTATGATTTTTACTTTCATTTCTCGTTATCAGACAAAATTTACTTCAGGATGAATGTCTATGCCGAACTTCTCGCGGACGGAAGCCCGCACTGCATCCGAAAGTGCTATTATATCACTCCCCTTTGCTCCGCCTTTGTTGACCAGCACGAGTGCTTGTTTATCGTGCACAGCCGCAGGCCCGAGGGATTTTCCTTTCCAGCCGCACTGGTCTATCATCCATCCCGCAGGGATTTTCACCCGTCCGTCCGTCAGTTCGTAATAGGGTATCCGCGGATATTCCTGTTGCAGGTCTGCCAGTTTTTCTTTAGGGACGATGGGGTTCATAAAGAAGCTGCCGGCATTTCCCATGACTTTCGGGTCGGGCAACTTGCTTTCGCGAATATCAATGATTACTTTCCGGACTACCGGCAACGTCAGTTCAGGGTATTTGTCAAGTTCCTGGCGGATGGTTCCGTAGTCCAGTGTGTAATACGCTTCTTTGCTAAGCCGGAAACGTACGTGGGTGACAAAGACCGACTTATTCTCCGGACGCTTAAAAAGGCTGTCGCGATAGGCATATTCACATTCTTCTACGGAGTAAACACGTTTTTCGCCCTGAATGTTCACTGTCTCCACGGCGGTTATGAGGTCTTTTACTTCGACGCCGTAGGCTCCGATGTTCTGTACGGCACTCGCTCCCACTTCACCGGGAATCAGGGAGAGATTTTCGGCTCCGTACCATCCGCGTTCCACGCAGTATGCCACAAAGTCGTCCCATACGATGCCTGCGCCTACCCGTACGGATACGGAGCGCGCATCTTCTTCCGTCACTTCGATTCCTTCGATGCGCGAATGAAGTATCAGCCCGTCATAGTCTTTGGAAAACAGGAGATTACTGCCGCCGCCTATATGCAAAAAAGGTGTCGTAACGGCACCTTGCGCAATCAGTTGTTGCAGTTCTTCTACGGAAGCATATTCTAAAAAACGGGCGGCACTGACATCAATGCCGAATGTATTGTAAGACAAAAGAGAGTACATCATCTATACTGTTTTAGGGTTATATACTTGTATCTTCAAACTTACACAGTTCCCATTCTCCGGCTTTCCGGCAGAAATAAAGGATGTTGGAGAAACCGTTGCCGATGCCTTTCAATGCCAGGATTTTCGTTGTGGAATTGTCGTCATTCCGCTGTCCGTAGTTGATATTGGAAAGGCGTTCGGAAGGAAGTTCGGGTTTGAAGGCAAACCACTGGTTGAGGTCGAGACTTGTCTCCAGGATGGAGAAGTCGTCGTCCGGGTCGCTGGTGACGAAAGCCAACGGCTCACGCACACGCTGGCTCTGGAAAATGCTATCGGTGGCAAAACGACCGAAGAACTCTACAAAGTTCTCGTTGTCACTTTTCCCGATAGGGCGCAGATTGATTGCTTCCAGTATCCATGCTCCTTTGATACGCTCAAAATAATACCGCTTCATCATCCGGGTTTTGACGAATATCCATTCTACCTGTACGGATGTGAGTGAGGTGTCTCCTACCAAATCCATGTCTTCTTCTTTATCAAACAGGAGCGTATAATAGTGCTGCTTGGTAAACAAGTTGTCATGCTTCCAGTGTTTTTCCTCGATATTCGACTTTTCATCTCCTTTGTAGTAGGGCAAAGGAAATTTCACACGCTGACGCTGCAAAGCATCATCGGAAGCAAAATTGTAGATGAAATCGTCGAAAGATTCGTCAGCCTGTATAGGTTGCGGCTCTTCCGGCAATTCATCTCCATGGATAGAATCCGCCTGTTGGCGGATTGAATCCACTTCTTGGGTAATAGATGCGAAGGGGTCAATCTTGGTTTTCTTGTTACCACAAGAACCCAACATGCAGAGCAATATGACCCCTGCAATTAGTTTTTTCATTATTTCAGTTTCTCTCTTAACTTTTCAAGCATATCCACCGTCATGCTTTCCAAATTGTAGGCCGGCTTCCACCCCCACTCTTGGCGAGCACAGGTATCGTCCAGACTATCAGGCCAACTGTCGGCTATGCGCTGCTTCAAAGGGTCTACGTCATAAACCATCTCGAACTGCGGCACATGCTTCTTGATTGCCTGATAAATCGTCTCCGGGTCGAAACTCATAGAGGCGATATTGAAAGCATTGCGGTGTATCAATTTTGTCGGGTCGGCTTCCATCAGCGTAATGGCTGCATTCAGCGCGTCCGGCATATACATCATATCCATCAAGGTGCCTTGTTTAATGGGGCACACGAATTTTTCTCCTTTCACTGCCGAATAATAAATGTCGACAGCATAGTCTGTGGTTCCGCCACCCGGTGGTGTCACGTTCGAGATAATGCCCGGAAAACGGACAGCACGAGTGTCGACACCGTATTTATTAAAGTAATAGTCACTCAATAACTCGGTGGTTACTTTAGTGACTCCGTACATGGTACGCGGACGCTGTATAGTGTCCTGCGGGGTTTGCGTATGCGGCGTAGTAGCACCGAACGAGCCGATTGAACTGGGAGTGAATACCGCGCATCCTTGTTCGCGCGCAACTTCCAGTACGTTCCATAATCCGTCGATACCTATTTTCCAAGCCAGCTTAGGCTTCGACTCTGCTACGACTGACAGCAGCGCAGCAAGATTATAGATCGTATCGATGTGATACTCTTTTACCACGGATGCTATCGCTTCCGCATCCGTTACGTCGGCAATCGCTGACGGTCCGGATTCTTTCAACTCACCTTTAGGTTCTGCACCCGGGATGTAACCAGCTACTACATTTGCATTTCCGTAACGTTTACGTAGCTCCATCGTTAGCTCCGAACCTATCTGTCCGGTAGCTCCAATAATCAAAATGTGTTTCATTTTTTCTTCTGACTTAGAATATTAAGCTTAAATAGTGCGCAAAGTAAGCACTTTTTTTTCAGATTTTAATCAAAAAGACATTGTTATTCCAAGAAAAATTATGTCCTTTGCAATCTAACTTAATACATAAACACCATGTACGGTAAAATGCAAGAATTCCTCAGCCAAACATTGGCTGAAATTAAGGAAGCCGGACTTTATAAAGAAGAACGACTGATCGAAAGTGCGCAGCAAGCTGCCATCACTGTAAAAGGCAAAGAAGTGCTGAACTTCTGCGCTAACAACTACCTGGGATTGTCCAATCACCCCCGACTGATTAAGGCTTCACAGGAAATGATGAACCGACGCGGATTCGGTATGTCGTCCGTCCGTTTCATTTGCGGAACGCAAGATATACACAAGGAACTGGAAGCCGCAATTTCTGATTATTTCCAGACAGAAGATACGATTCTGTATGCTGCCTGCTTCGACGCGAACGGTGGTGTATTCGAACCGCTTTTCACTGAAGAGGATGCTATCATCTCGGATTCTCTGAATCATGCTTCTATTATTGACGGTGTTCGCCTGTGCAAGGCGAAACGTTATCGTTATGCCAATGCTGATATGAAGGATTTGGAAAGATGTCTGCAAGAGGCGCAGGCACAACGTTTCCGCATTGTCGTTACCGACGGCGTGTTCTCTATGGATGGCAATGTGGCTCCGATGGATCAGATTTGCGACCTCGCCGAGAAGTATGACGCGCTGGTTATGGTAGACGAGTCTCACTCTGCCGGCGTAGTGGGTGCTACGGGGCATGGAGTAAGCGAATTATATAAGACTCACGGACGCGTGGATATTTATACCGGTACGCTGGGCAAGGCTTTCGGCGGTGCGCTGGGGGGATTTACTACGGGACGTAAGGAGATTATTGATTTGCTGCGTCAACGTAGCCGCCCGTATTTGTTCTCTAACTCATTGGCACCGGGCATTATCGGTGCAAGTCTTGAGGTATTCAAGATGCTGAAAGAGAGCAATGCGCTGCATGACAAGCTCGTGGAGAATGTAAATTACTTCCGTGACAAGATGACGGCTGCCGGATTTGACATCAAGCCGACTCAAAGTGCTATCTGTGCCGTGATGCTGTATGATGCGAAGTTGTCACAGATTTATGCTGCACGTATGCAGGAAGAGGGTATTTACGTGACGGGATTCTATTATCCGGTAGTTCCGAAAGATCAGGCTCGTATCCGTGTGCAGATTTCCGCAGGACACGAGAAGGAACATCTCGACAAGTGTATAGCCGCCTTTATCAAAGTAGGTAAAGAGCTTGGCGTACTGCCGACGGCGTAGCGCCGGAGCAAGGTTTCCTTGCGGGATATATATTTTAGGCACGGATTACACGGATTACGCTGTTGCTTTATGCAAGCATATTTCTAAAACCGTGAAATCCGTGTAATCCGTGCCTGAAATTTCTCTTTTATAAGATGAATTTTGAACTGCTACTCTCTACTTGACTATAAAAAATAGATTATGGAAGAATTGACTCTCACTACTCCTGCCCTGCTTTTCTCGGCAGTTTCTCTGATTTTATTGGCTTATACCAACCGGTTTTTATCGTACGCACAGCTTGTTCGCCAACTGCGTGACCGCTATATGGAGAATCCTACGGATATCACCGTAGCGCAAATCGAGAATTTACGGAAACGATTGAACCTCACACGCACCATGCAGGGATTGGGAATTGCAAGCCTGTTTCTCTGTGTAGTCAGTATGTTCTTTATTTATATTGGGTTGCAACTGCTCTCCGCTTATGTGTTTGGGGTGGCTTTGCTTCTGCTTATCGCTTCTCTCGGCGTATCTTTCCGGGAAATACAGATTTCTACCCGTTCATTGGAAATTTATCTGGGAGCGATGGAGAAAGGGAAAAATAAAAAGTAATCCTGCTTCCTTAGTCCTATTTCATTAAAAAGACTCAAGATTTTGAAAGACTTTCAAGACTCTACCCAACAAGGGAGAATGACCGTAAAACGGCTTCCTTTGCCTACTTCCGATTGGAGTGTTATCTTACCGCCCAGTTTTTCTATAATTACTTGGCAGATAGATAATCCCAATCCCGCCCCCTGTGAAAACTCGTTCTGTTTGTAGAAACGGCTGAAAATCATCCGTTGTTCTTCCTGAGGGATGCCTCGTCCGGTATCTTCCACGTAAATCAGGACTTTTCCTTCATTCGGCAGATAATCGTAGCCCAACTTGATGTATCCTCTTTCCGTAAACTTTCCGGCATTGTTCAGGAAGTTAGTCAGTACTTGTATCAGACGTTCTCTGTCTACATTTATTTCTAAAGGCAGTTCATGGGTTTCTTTCAAGAAATCCAGGCGTGGAGCTATCAATACCTGATGAGTCATGTAGATGTCGTCAATCAAATCCTTCACACGGCATCTTTGGTAAGTGAAAGACATATAGCCGGATTCGATACGGGATAGTTCGAGGATGTCGTTTATCAATTTAAGCAATAGCTCACTATTTTTGTTGATAGTGTCAATGTACTCTTGCCGCTCTTCCGTATTCAGCGTTTCGTCTACTGCGAGAATATTGGCGAAGCCGACAATGGAATTGAGCGGAGTACGTATCTCGTGGCTCATATTGGCAAGGAAAGACTGTTTCAGTTCGGCTTTCTCCGCCAGCAGGCGCGCAGCTTCCAGTTCTCTTTCACGGTCTTTTATCTCTTGTACGTTGAGCAACAGACCGGCTGTCCTATATTCGCCACTGGGCAACATGGTGGTGGTATAGCGAAATTCCCACCATTGGTATTCTTTACCATCGAAGCTACAGCGGAGATGAGCAATCTTCTTCCGTGCGTTTTTCAGGTTTTGCCAGCTTATCTTCACACTTCCCCAATGGTCGGGATGTACAAAGTTGAGCAGTTCATGAAATGAGACTGGCTTGGGAGTCAATCCCTGTGCTTTCCAAAAAGCATCTTCGAAGATAAAATGCTCTTTATCCAGCTTCCATACATAGGTCGTTCCACCTTCAATGGCTAAAGACAGATTTTCTTTTTCGTCGGCCAATGCGGCAAGAGCCTGTTTCTTTCTTGCCTGCTCACGAAGGTAAAGCCACCAGAAATAAGCCAAAAGAATGATTAGGAACAGGAACAGGGAAGCGACTGTGATGCTCCACAACAGAGGATATTCATCGCTAAAAGGAATATTGACTATTTTGTAATGAGCAGGTATCCTGTCTTTACTCAGTCCTATCTGTTTCATTGTTTTCCAGTCGACAACATATTCTTTCCTGCTTTCAGAGATAGGTATATCTTGCGGACGCTCGCCATTCAGGATGCGAACGGCAGTTTTCACTTCTTCTTCCACCTGGATGGGCAGTGTAGTCATGTAGCCACCCAATAATTTTTCACCGTAGCCGAAGGCTTCATTGATGGCTGTCAGGCTGGGGCTGACGCAGATACTTCCAATATTAATGGTGGTGAAGTCGCGTTTCAACTGGATATAGCATTGGTCCCGATAGTTTTTGTTCAGAATCCACATCAGGTTGGCATCAGACTGATTTCTGCTGTTTCGCAAAGGGATAGCCATAAAGCGCGTGTACCCCTCTTCTTCGCTCAAACGTATTTGTTCTTCCGGGGAGACAGTCGAACTATCTATGAATCCGGTCACTTTGTGACCCTGAAACTGCTCTTTGGCGTCTGCTCTGATTTTCCGGTCAATATAGGTGGTATCGAGCATAGTAAACATACGGACGCGCGACCCGAACAGTGCTTTTGCTACTTCGACATTTTCATTAAAGGCAATCTTATCATGGAAACCTGTCACATTGGGATGGTATTTCAACAGTCCCCAATTCGGGTAATTGACTCCGCCGAAAACGACGGGTATTTCTTTAGCAAGGGGGACATTGCATTTCATCAATGAATAGGTGGCCTGGTCTTCATTTACCAGGATTATTTCCGGCTTCCAGTCTTTAGAGATGGAATCAACCAGAAAGCGCATACGCTCCAATTCCGGTTCTTCCCAGTAGGACTCACAGTCTAAATAAACGGTACGGATGTCTGCGTCTACTTTCTCTTTTTTAAACTGCTCTGCTATCATCCGATTGAAATCGGGATAAGCATCATAGCTTTCTTCATAGGAATGGACGACCAGGATGCGTCGTTCTTCTTTTTTAGAACAACTACTCACCCCTAAAAGTATTAACAAAAATATAGGTAATAATCTAACAAGTCCTCTGTTCACGCTCTTTTCTCTATATATATCAGAACTAATATCTCTCTTATTCTCAAAGACAAAGGTAGTCTATTTTTTGAATATAAGCTAAATAAGTGAAAAAAAAGAAGCTGTCCGGATTGCCCTGAACAGCTTCTTGTATATATAAACTACTTTCCTAGTTTGCAGTCTGTTAGCGTTGTCCTAGTTGTGAGTCAACAAAGAAAATTCCGGTGTCACCAGCTTT
The DNA window shown above is from Bacteroides faecium and carries:
- a CDS encoding 3'-5' exonuclease produces the protein MKLNLKNPIVFFDLETTGTNINTDRIVEICYLKVYPNGNEEAKTLRINPEMHIPEASSEVHGIYDADVADCPTFKEVAKNIARDIEGCDLAGFNSNRFDIPVLAEEFLRAGVDIDMTKRKFVDVQVIFHKMEQRTLSAAYKFYCEKNLDDAHTAEADTRATYEVLKAQLDRYSDLENDIAFLADYSSYNKNVDFAGRMVYDDNGVEVFNFGKYKGMSVAEVLKKDPGYYSWILNSDFTLNTKATLTKIRLREMSNLITK
- the dnaN gene encoding DNA polymerase III subunit beta, which translates into the protein MKFIVSSTALSSHLQAISRVINSKNALPILDCFLFELEDGTLSVTVSDSETTMVTTVEVNGDTNGRFAVVAKTLLDALKEIPEQPLTFDINPDNYEITVQYQNGKYSLMGQNADEFPQSATLGDNAVRVEMAAEVLLGGINRSVFATADDELRPVMNGIYFDITTEDITMVASDGHKLVRCKTLAAKGNERAAFILPKKPATLLKNLLPKEQGTVTVEFDERNAVFMLEKYRMVCRLIEGRYPNYNSVIPQNNPHKVTVDRQQLVGALRRVSIFSSQASSLIKLRVQENQIVISAQDIDFSTSAEETQVCQYAGAAMSIGFKSTFLIDILNNISADEVIIELADPSRAGVIIPVEQEENEDLLMLLMPMMLND
- the kbl gene encoding glycine C-acetyltransferase, with protein sequence MYGKMQEFLSQTLAEIKEAGLYKEERLIESAQQAAITVKGKEVLNFCANNYLGLSNHPRLIKASQEMMNRRGFGMSSVRFICGTQDIHKELEAAISDYFQTEDTILYAACFDANGGVFEPLFTEEDAIISDSLNHASIIDGVRLCKAKRYRYANADMKDLERCLQEAQAQRFRIVVTDGVFSMDGNVAPMDQICDLAEKYDALVMVDESHSAGVVGATGHGVSELYKTHGRVDIYTGTLGKAFGGALGGFTTGRKEIIDLLRQRSRPYLFSNSLAPGIIGASLEVFKMLKESNALHDKLVENVNYFRDKMTAAGFDIKPTQSAICAVMLYDAKLSQIYAARMQEEGIYVTGFYYPVVPKDQARIRVQISAGHEKEHLDKCIAAFIKVGKELGVLPTA
- a CDS encoding DUF3127 domain-containing protein — translated: MEFTGKIIAILPPRGGVSKTSGNEWKSQEFVIENHDQYPRKMCFDVFGVDKIEQFNIQMGEELTVSFDVDARQWQDRWFNSIRAWKVERVGAGAPMAPGAPVPPPAPSATPDFTPGDAKDDLPF
- a CDS encoding NAD-dependent epimerase/dehydratase family protein translates to MKHILIIGATGQIGSELTMELRKRYGNANVVAGYIPGAEPKGELKESGPSAIADVTDAEAIASVVKEYHIDTIYNLAALLSVVAESKPKLAWKIGIDGLWNVLEVAREQGCAVFTPSSIGSFGATTPHTQTPQDTIQRPRTMYGVTKVTTELLSDYYFNKYGVDTRAVRFPGIISNVTPPGGGTTDYAVDIYYSAVKGEKFVCPIKQGTLMDMMYMPDALNAAITLMEADPTKLIHRNAFNIASMSFDPETIYQAIKKHVPQFEMVYDVDPLKQRIADSWPDSLDDTCARQEWGWKPAYNLESMTVDMLEKLREKLK
- a CDS encoding DUF3352 domain-containing protein, producing the protein MKLRTIVKIAVTSSVVLLCAGFALYSFFRLSAAEGQKDFNLYELVPTTASAVFATDDVLGFVTEIDGLTCSKNQQYLHVSKLFSYLKQTLYTLSEDSPHGLSRQMNQMLISFHEPDNERNQVLYCRLGTGDRELIDRFAQRYISSLYPPKSFDYKGEKIMIYPMSDGDFLACYLTPDFMALSFQKKLVEDVIDAYKKGGSLADDSTFTGVRTPKKSTAAATIYTRVNGMIGWTEFDMKMKDDFVYFTGISHDADTCFTFINLLRQQESVQGFPGEVLPSTAFYFSKQSITDWSSLLSYSDLQGYATAGHTTEMQNRDRVLSHYLMENTGHDLVACLFQREDTLQDAAAVLSLSVLDVTEAERMLRSLVNTAPAEEGVRKPRITFCYTANKAYPVYRLPQTTLFAQLTSFVEPTSHMYAAFYGGRLLLAPDEDSLSRYIRQLDKGEVLDGAIAYRAGMDSMSDSYHFMLMADFDHLFHQAEKQVRFVPDFFLRNSEFFRNFILFAQFTYADGVVYPNIVLRYKMEQNPN
- a CDS encoding DUF4348 domain-containing protein, which produces MKKLIAGVILLCMLGSCGNKKTKIDPFASITQEVDSIRQQADSIHGDELPEEPQPIQADESFDDFIYNFASDDALQRQRVKFPLPYYKGDEKSNIEEKHWKHDNLFTKQHYYTLLFDKEEDMDLVGDTSLTSVQVEWIFVKTRMMKRYYFERIKGAWILEAINLRPIGKSDNENFVEFFGRFATDSIFQSQRVREPLAFVTSDPDDDFSILETSLDLNQWFAFKPELPSERLSNINYGQRNDDNSTTKILALKGIGNGFSNILYFCRKAGEWELCKFEDTSI
- a CDS encoding MBL fold metallo-hydrolase, with product MKVKIIGSGTSTGVPQIGCTCAVCTSADPKDNRLRTSAIVETDDARILIDCGPDFREQVLHLPYERIDGVLITHEHYDHVGGLDDLRPFCRFGSVPIYAEEYVAKALRLRMPYCFVDHRYPGVPDIPLQEIEPGQRFSINHTEILPLRVMHGRLPILGYRIGQLGYITDMLTMPEESFEQLAGIDVLIVNALRIAPHPTHQNLEEALAVARRIQAKETYFIHMSHDMGLHAEVERKLPDNIHLAFDGMEIHF
- the murB gene encoding UDP-N-acetylmuramate dehydrogenase, coding for MYSLLSYNTFGIDVSAARFLEYASVEELQQLIAQGAVTTPFLHIGGGSNLLFSKDYDGLILHSRIEGIEVTEEDARSVSVRVGAGIVWDDFVAYCVERGWYGAENLSLIPGEVGASAVQNIGAYGVEVKDLITAVETVNIQGEKRVYSVEECEYAYRDSLFKRPENKSVFVTHVRFRLSKEAYYTLDYGTIRQELDKYPELTLPVVRKVIIDIRESKLPDPKVMGNAGSFFMNPIVPKEKLADLQQEYPRIPYYELTDGRVKIPAGWMIDQCGWKGKSLGPAAVHDKQALVLVNKGGAKGSDIIALSDAVRASVREKFGIDIHPEVNFV